From the Nodularia sp. NIES-3585 genome, one window contains:
- the speA gene encoding biosynthetic arginine decarboxylase, producing the protein MGAESTATSEEVVMPSNGHKSELKNHKQKKLLPPSSTTAVLPGSWKIEDSEALYRIEGWGEPYFSINAAGHITVSPKGDRGGSLDLFELVNALKQRNLGLPMLIRFSDILEDRIERLNACFNKAIARYNYPGVYRGVFPVKCNQERHLIEDLVKFGKPHQFGLEAGSKPELMIALALLDTPGALLICNGYKDREYIETAMLAQRLGQTSIIVIEQVEEVDLVIAAHRQLGIKPIVGVRAKLSTQGMGRWGTSTGDRAKFGLTIPEIMGAVNKLREANLLDCLQLMHFHIGSQISAINVIKDAIQEASRIYVELAMLGADMKYLDVGGGLGVDYDGSQTNFYASKNYNMQNYANDIVAELKDTCAERQIPVPTLISESGRAIASHQSVLIFDVLSTSDVPLDLPEPPEEEESPVIKYLWETYQSINQDNYQEFYHDAAQFKEEAISRFNLGILRLQERAKAERLYWACCQKILNITRQQEYVPDELEDLEKIMASIYYINLSVFQSAPDCWAIDQLFPIMPIHRLDEEPIRRGILADLTCDSDGKIDRFIDLRDVKSVLELHTFQPEEPYYLGMFLNGAYQEIMGNLHNLFGNTNAVHIQLTPKGYQIQHIVKGDTMSEVVGYVQYDSEDMVESIRQRCEKALEEKHITLAESQRLLQTYEQSLGRYTYLNS; encoded by the coding sequence ATGGGTGCTGAATCAACTGCTACATCTGAAGAGGTGGTCATGCCTTCCAATGGACATAAATCGGAATTGAAAAATCACAAACAAAAAAAGCTGCTACCACCTAGTAGCACTACGGCAGTTTTGCCTGGGTCTTGGAAAATTGAGGACAGCGAAGCTTTATACCGCATAGAAGGTTGGGGAGAACCATATTTTTCCATTAACGCTGCGGGTCATATTACAGTTTCTCCTAAGGGCGATCGCGGTGGTTCTCTAGACTTGTTTGAATTAGTCAACGCCTTGAAGCAGCGTAACTTGGGACTGCCGATGTTAATTCGCTTCTCCGATATTTTGGAAGACCGGATCGAGCGGTTGAATGCTTGTTTTAACAAAGCGATCGCCCGCTATAACTACCCAGGGGTATATCGTGGCGTGTTCCCTGTCAAGTGCAACCAGGAACGCCATTTAATTGAAGATTTAGTCAAATTTGGCAAACCTCACCAGTTTGGCTTAGAAGCCGGTTCTAAGCCCGAATTAATGATTGCTTTAGCCTTGTTGGATACACCAGGCGCATTGCTGATTTGCAACGGCTACAAAGACCGGGAATACATCGAAACCGCAATGTTAGCCCAACGACTAGGGCAAACCTCAATTATCGTCATTGAGCAGGTTGAGGAAGTCGATTTGGTAATTGCGGCACACCGTCAGTTAGGCATTAAACCCATTGTCGGAGTTCGCGCCAAATTGAGTACCCAAGGTATGGGACGCTGGGGAACATCCACAGGCGATCGCGCTAAGTTTGGTCTGACAATTCCCGAAATCATGGGAGCTGTTAATAAGCTGCGCGAAGCTAATTTACTGGATTGTTTGCAGTTGATGCACTTTCACATTGGCTCCCAAATCTCAGCCATCAATGTGATTAAAGATGCCATTCAAGAAGCTAGCCGTATCTACGTAGAATTAGCCATGTTGGGGGCAGACATGAAATACCTCGATGTCGGCGGCGGCTTGGGTGTAGATTACGACGGTTCTCAAACCAACTTCTACGCCTCGAAAAACTACAATATGCAAAACTATGCTAACGACATCGTTGCGGAATTAAAAGATACCTGTGCAGAGCGGCAGATTCCCGTACCAACACTGATTAGTGAAAGTGGAAGAGCGATCGCCTCTCACCAATCCGTACTAATTTTTGATGTTCTTAGTACTAGTGATGTGCCGCTAGATTTACCAGAACCCCCAGAAGAAGAAGAATCCCCCGTCATCAAATACTTGTGGGAAACGTACCAATCCATCAACCAAGATAATTATCAAGAATTTTACCACGACGCAGCCCAATTTAAAGAAGAAGCCATCAGCCGATTCAACTTAGGAATTCTGCGTCTCCAAGAACGAGCTAAAGCCGAGCGACTCTACTGGGCTTGCTGTCAAAAAATTCTGAACATTACTAGACAGCAGGAATACGTACCTGATGAATTGGAAGACCTAGAAAAGATCATGGCTTCCATTTATTACATCAATCTCTCAGTATTTCAATCAGCACCAGATTGTTGGGCAATAGACCAACTATTCCCCATCATGCCAATACACCGCCTAGACGAAGAACCCATACGCAGAGGAATATTAGCAGACCTCACCTGTGATAGTGATGGCAAAATCGACCGCTTTATTGACCTCCGTGATGTGAAATCAGTTTTAGAACTGCACACATTCCAGCCAGAAGAACCCTACTATCTGGGGATGTTCCTGAATGGAGCGTATCAAGAAATCATGGGCAATTTGCACAACCTATTTGGTAATACCAACGCGGTTCATATCCAGTTAACACCCAAAGGCTACCAAATTCAACACATCGTCAAGGGTGACACCATGAGCGAAGTTGTCGGCTACGTGCAGTATGACTCTGAAGATATGGTAGAAAGTATCCGTCAGCGTTGTGAAAAAGCCTTAGAAGAAAAACACATCACCCTCGCTGAATCTCAGCGATTGCTACAAACCTACGAGCAGAGTCTAGGAAGATATACATATCTCAATAGCTAA
- a CDS encoding sugar phosphate nucleotidyltransferase, which produces MKAMILAAGKGTRVRPITYTIPKPMIPILQKPVMEFLLELLRQHGFNQIMVNVSHLAEEIENYFRDGQRFGVEIAYSFEGKIDDDGKLVGEAIGSAGGMRRIQDFSPFFDDTFVVLCGDALIDLDLSAAVKWHKSKGSIATIITKSVPLEEVSSYGVVVTDEDSRVIDFQEKPSQEEAISTNINTGIYIFEPEVFEYIPSGVEYDIGGQLFPKLVEVGAPFYAIAMDFEWVDIGKVPDYWRAINGVLRGDIKNVQIPGNQVAPGIYTGLNVAVNWDKVDITGPVYIGGMTRIEDGAKIVGPAMIGPNCWICNGATVENSVIFEWSRLGPGVRLVDKLVFGRYCVDKTGDAIDVQAAALDWLITDARQTPPSETPFERQAIEDLLGTNVT; this is translated from the coding sequence ATGAAAGCCATGATTCTCGCGGCGGGTAAGGGTACTCGTGTGCGTCCTATTACCTATACAATTCCCAAACCGATGATTCCTATCCTGCAAAAGCCAGTGATGGAATTCCTTTTGGAACTTTTGCGCCAACATGGATTTAACCAGATTATGGTTAATGTTAGCCATTTGGCGGAGGAAATTGAAAACTATTTTCGTGACGGTCAAAGGTTTGGCGTAGAAATTGCTTATTCTTTTGAAGGCAAAATTGATGATGACGGCAAACTAGTGGGAGAAGCCATTGGTTCAGCTGGTGGAATGCGGCGTATCCAAGACTTCTCACCATTTTTTGATGATACCTTTGTGGTGTTGTGTGGTGATGCTCTGATTGACTTAGATTTGTCTGCGGCTGTGAAGTGGCATAAATCCAAAGGGTCAATTGCCACCATTATTACAAAATCTGTTCCACTTGAAGAGGTTTCCAGTTACGGTGTAGTAGTCACCGACGAAGATAGTCGCGTCATAGATTTTCAAGAAAAACCCTCCCAAGAGGAAGCTATTAGCACCAACATCAACACTGGTATTTATATTTTTGAGCCAGAGGTGTTTGAGTACATCCCTTCTGGTGTGGAATATGACATCGGTGGTCAGTTATTTCCCAAATTGGTAGAAGTTGGTGCGCCCTTCTACGCCATTGCGATGGATTTTGAATGGGTAGATATTGGTAAAGTCCCAGACTACTGGCGGGCTATTAATGGTGTACTGCGAGGCGATATTAAAAATGTGCAAATTCCCGGTAATCAAGTCGCTCCTGGGATTTACACTGGCTTAAATGTGGCGGTGAATTGGGACAAGGTAGACATCACAGGCCCAGTGTACATTGGTGGCATGACCAGGATTGAAGACGGGGCTAAAATTGTTGGCCCGGCAATGATTGGCCCGAATTGCTGGATATGCAATGGTGCAACAGTCGAGAACAGTGTAATTTTTGAATGGTCGCGATTAGGCCCAGGAGTGAGACTGGTTGATAAATTAGTGTTTGGACGTTATTGCGTAGATAAAACCGGTGATGCCATAGATGTTCAAGCTGCTGCTTTAGATTGGCTAATTACTGATGCGCGTCAGACTCCGCCTTCTGAAACACCTTTTGAACGGCAAGCGATTGAGGACTTGCTGGGAACGAATGTAACTTAG
- a CDS encoding segregation/condensation protein A: protein MDASELLETITHLIEQAEQGDIDPWDVQVIEVIDRYLELMAPEATARGYESDLSQSGQAFLSASMLVLYKANTLMQLSTVDDAQENMADDALSASEDGLLHHAHRLQLERHLRRRPSAMPPPKRRVTLQELIKQLQIMANQLQLVQKSHKPVRAKRQPSAQNMRQALELAHQENLTEVAGELEQVLHCSASELFKAQNCLNLEQLVDLWTQTKQPHQNNSPHESENSHIISVFWALLLLSSQSKVELLQDEFYQEIKIRLLTSKI, encoded by the coding sequence ATGGATGCTTCCGAATTATTAGAAACAATCACACACCTAATTGAGCAGGCAGAACAAGGCGACATCGATCCTTGGGATGTGCAGGTAATTGAAGTAATTGACCGTTACCTAGAACTAATGGCACCGGAAGCCACAGCTAGAGGGTATGAGTCCGACTTGTCGCAATCGGGACAAGCTTTTTTGTCAGCATCGATGCTAGTTTTATACAAGGCTAACACTTTGATGCAATTATCTACAGTAGACGATGCACAGGAGAATATGGCAGATGATGCCCTCTCAGCCAGTGAAGATGGGTTATTACATCATGCTCATCGTCTGCAATTAGAGCGACACCTGCGCCGCCGTCCCTCAGCAATGCCACCGCCAAAGCGTCGCGTGACTCTGCAAGAGTTAATCAAGCAATTGCAGATTATGGCCAACCAGCTGCAACTTGTTCAGAAATCCCACAAACCTGTTCGCGCCAAACGTCAACCCAGCGCCCAAAATATGCGACAGGCGTTAGAGTTAGCTCACCAGGAAAATCTGACGGAAGTAGCTGGAGAACTAGAGCAAGTGTTGCATTGTTCCGCAAGCGAGCTATTTAAAGCCCAAAACTGTTTAAATTTAGAACAATTGGTAGATTTGTGGACTCAAACAAAGCAACCGCATCAAAATAATTCTCCCCATGAATCCGAAAATAGCCACATAATTAGTGTTTTCTGGGCGCTACTACTGCTCTCATCTCAATCCAAAGTCGAGTTACTACAAGACGAGTTTTACCAGGAAATTAAAATTCGCTTACTTACGTCTAAAATCTAA
- a CDS encoding SulP family inorganic anion transporter, whose product MTLVNKIHFRNLRGDLFGGLTAAIVALPLALAFGVSSGAGAIAGLYGAIFVGFFAALFGGTPAQVSGPTGPMTVVITTVFTMLIAKHPETGLAMSFTVVMLGGLFQILFGVLRLGQYITLMPYTVISGFMSGVGIIIILLQIEPFLGYESTGGVWGVLRQLPVDLSNPKPAALGLGLLSLVIVFTAPPKLNRILPAPLLALIVGTVVSVVFLGNNADISRIGSFPTGLPTPRIPVFIWSDFKDMVGYGLMLGVLGSIDSLLTSLVADNITRTQHNSDQELIGQGIGNCISGLFGGLPGAGATMRTVTNVQAGGRSALSGIFHALVLLIITLWARPLTTVIPNAVLAGILLKVGIDIIDWGFIKRAHQISLKTTGLMYAVMLLTVFVDLITAVAVGVFVANLLTVKNLTDLQSDRVKAGTEPTNELRLTPEEQHLLTRAKGRILLFQLGGPMSFGAAKVISQRMTIVEDYTVLLLDMSDVPLLGVTAALAIETMVEDATAKDRHVFLVGATGRTESRIKKLKLLERFALVYQVESRLQALESALELIPSATPTQPVVNVEVD is encoded by the coding sequence ATGACACTTGTGAATAAAATTCATTTCAGGAATCTCCGGGGCGACCTGTTTGGTGGCTTAACTGCGGCAATTGTGGCATTACCGCTAGCATTAGCCTTCGGTGTTTCATCAGGTGCTGGAGCGATCGCAGGTCTCTACGGTGCCATTTTTGTCGGTTTTTTTGCGGCTTTGTTCGGTGGTACACCCGCCCAAGTTTCTGGACCCACAGGCCCCATGACTGTGGTGATCACCACAGTTTTCACAATGCTGATTGCTAAACACCCTGAGACTGGACTAGCCATGTCCTTTACAGTGGTAATGCTAGGCGGTTTGTTTCAAATTCTCTTTGGGGTGCTGCGGCTAGGACAATACATCACCCTTATGCCCTACACCGTGATTTCCGGTTTCATGTCTGGCGTTGGTATAATTATTATCCTGTTGCAAATAGAACCTTTTCTCGGTTACGAAAGCACAGGAGGAGTGTGGGGTGTACTGCGACAGTTACCTGTTGACTTGAGTAATCCCAAACCAGCAGCTTTAGGACTAGGTTTGCTGTCCTTGGTCATTGTATTTACTGCACCACCTAAGCTGAACCGCATTCTTCCAGCCCCATTACTGGCATTAATAGTGGGGACAGTTGTATCAGTAGTATTTCTAGGGAATAATGCTGATATTAGCCGCATTGGCTCGTTTCCTACAGGATTACCCACCCCACGAATACCTGTATTTATCTGGAGCGATTTCAAGGATATGGTAGGTTATGGGCTGATGCTAGGGGTGTTGGGATCAATTGACTCACTGTTGACTTCCCTGGTAGCAGATAATATTACCCGCACCCAGCATAATTCTGATCAAGAATTGATTGGTCAAGGTATTGGTAACTGCATCTCTGGGCTATTTGGGGGTTTACCCGGTGCTGGAGCCACCATGCGGACAGTGACTAATGTCCAAGCTGGAGGGCGTTCGGCTTTATCAGGTATATTTCATGCTTTGGTATTGCTGATTATTACCTTGTGGGCGCGTCCTTTAACTACAGTCATTCCCAACGCAGTGCTAGCAGGAATTTTACTCAAGGTGGGGATTGATATAATTGACTGGGGATTTATCAAACGAGCGCATCAAATTTCTTTAAAAACAACGGGTTTGATGTATGCGGTGATGTTACTGACGGTATTTGTTGATTTAATTACCGCAGTTGCTGTGGGAGTGTTTGTGGCTAACTTGCTCACTGTTAAGAATTTAACAGATTTACAAAGCGATCGCGTCAAGGCGGGTACAGAACCCACAAATGAACTCAGACTGACTCCAGAGGAACAGCATCTGCTTACTAGGGCTAAAGGCCGCATATTATTATTTCAATTAGGCGGGCCAATGAGCTTTGGGGCGGCAAAAGTCATTTCCCAGCGCATGACCATTGTTGAGGATTATACAGTACTGCTTTTAGATATGAGTGATGTCCCATTATTAGGAGTCACAGCAGCACTGGCTATTGAAACAATGGTAGAAGATGCTACCGCTAAAGATCGTCATGTATTTCTAGTTGGAGCCACGGGACGTACAGAAAGCCGGATCAAAAAGTTAAAGCTTTTGGAACGTTTTGCTTTGGTTTATCAAGTAGAAAGTCGTCTCCAGGCTCTGGAATCTGCCTTAGAGTTGATTCCGTCAGCTACACCGACTCAACCTGTTGTCAATGTAGAAGTTGATTAA
- a CDS encoding glycosyltransferase: protein MKLSLCMIVKNEAATLPKCLNSVKGVVDEMIILDTGSSDRTPHIAQEFGAQVYHFQWCDDFSAARNAALQYVTGDWILVLDADETLTPSILPQMMSAIQSEEYLLINLVRQEVGAEQSPYSLVSRLFRNHPQIHFQRPYHALVDDSASAILTQEPHWQIGYLPGVAILHKGYQKTAIAQNNKYAKAQTTMEGFLVNHPNDPYVCSKLGALYVQIGKIDQGMNLLHRGLNQATVSHSSTDRQNSQSGNSLSQGIKPGEENYEIVYELHYHLGIAHNHLQNTQQAISHYQAAIKLPIYPMLKLGAYNNLGNLLKASGDVKGAKIAYETTLKIDPNFVMGHYNLGMICKTLGLFTDAIACYQKAIRCNPSYAQAYQNLGVVQLKVGNVQASLTAFQNAILLYEQQHSAEANRLRQGLREMGLIKS from the coding sequence ATGAAACTAAGTCTCTGCATGATTGTCAAAAATGAAGCAGCCACACTGCCTAAATGTTTGAACAGTGTTAAAGGTGTGGTCGATGAGATGATCATACTAGATACCGGTTCAAGCGATCGCACTCCTCATATTGCCCAAGAATTCGGCGCGCAGGTTTATCACTTCCAATGGTGTGATGACTTCAGTGCTGCTCGTAATGCGGCGCTACAGTATGTGACTGGGGATTGGATTTTGGTATTAGATGCTGACGAAACTCTCACCCCCAGCATTTTGCCACAAATGATGTCGGCAATTCAAAGTGAAGAATATTTGCTAATTAATCTGGTTCGTCAAGAGGTTGGTGCCGAACAATCTCCCTATTCTCTGGTGTCTCGACTCTTTCGCAACCATCCCCAGATTCACTTTCAACGCCCTTACCATGCTTTAGTAGATGACAGTGCATCGGCAATTTTAACTCAAGAACCCCATTGGCAAATCGGTTATTTGCCGGGGGTGGCCATCTTACATAAAGGATATCAGAAAACTGCGATCGCTCAAAATAATAAATATGCCAAAGCCCAAACCACAATGGAAGGGTTTCTGGTTAACCATCCTAATGATCCCTATGTTTGCAGTAAATTAGGGGCATTGTATGTGCAGATTGGCAAAATTGACCAAGGGATGAATCTACTACACAGAGGATTAAACCAAGCTACAGTCAGTCACAGCAGTACAGACAGACAAAATTCACAGTCCGGGAATTCTCTGAGCCAGGGAATCAAGCCAGGAGAAGAAAACTATGAAATTGTGTACGAACTACATTACCATTTAGGCATTGCTCACAATCATTTACAAAATACTCAACAAGCTATATCTCATTATCAAGCTGCTATCAAGCTACCAATCTATCCCATGCTTAAATTAGGAGCATACAACAACTTGGGCAACTTACTTAAAGCATCTGGCGATGTTAAGGGGGCTAAAATTGCCTACGAAACGACTTTAAAAATTGACCCAAATTTTGTCATGGGACATTATAACTTGGGAATGATCTGCAAAACTTTGGGTTTATTTACCGATGCGATCGCCTGTTACCAAAAAGCCATTCGATGTAATCCCAGCTATGCACAAGCTTATCAGAATTTAGGGGTAGTACAGCTAAAAGTCGGCAATGTTCAAGCAAGTTTAACAGCCTTTCAAAATGCCATTCTACTTTACGAACAACAACACTCCGCAGAAGCTAACAGACTACGCCAAGGTTTACGCGAGATGGGATTGATCAAATCCTGA
- the trxA gene encoding thioredoxin, with protein MSSDTVAFVEESEFDTLLSKEKVVVVDFTATWCGPCRLVSPLMDQLAEEYKGRVQVVKVDIDNNKPIFKKFGLRSIPAVLMFKDGELAETIVGVSPYEQFSGAVDKLL; from the coding sequence ATGTCCAGTGATACAGTTGCTTTTGTTGAAGAAAGTGAATTTGATACTCTTCTAAGTAAGGAAAAAGTTGTTGTCGTTGATTTTACAGCTACTTGGTGTGGTCCCTGTCGTCTTGTTAGTCCATTAATGGATCAACTGGCTGAGGAATACAAAGGTCGCGTTCAAGTCGTGAAGGTAGATATTGACAATAATAAGCCGATTTTCAAAAAATTCGGTCTGCGTAGCATTCCGGCGGTTTTAATGTTCAAGGATGGTGAGTTAGCAGAAACCATTGTGGGAGTTTCTCCTTACGAACAGTTCAGTGGTGCTGTTGATAAGTTACTTTAG
- a CDS encoding VOC family protein, protein MTITLDHTIVPARNKEKSARFFAEIFGLKVDTPVGYFAAVCVNDKLTFDFADREGFESHHYAFHVSDEEFDAIFTRIQEIGLEYSSDPMHQNKGEINHRMGGRGFYFYDLDGHNLEVLTRA, encoded by the coding sequence ATGACAATTACCTTAGACCATACCATAGTCCCTGCACGCAATAAGGAAAAATCAGCGCGCTTTTTCGCAGAAATTTTTGGACTAAAAGTTGATACTCCGGTTGGATATTTTGCTGCTGTGTGTGTCAATGACAAGTTAACCTTCGATTTTGCTGACAGAGAAGGATTTGAATCTCACCATTATGCTTTTCATGTCAGTGATGAAGAATTTGATGCCATTTTTACACGTATCCAAGAAATAGGTCTGGAATATAGTAGTGACCCCATGCATCAAAACAAAGGTGAAATTAATCATAGAATGGGAGGTCGTGGTTTCTATTTCTATGATCTCGATGGTCATAATTTAGAAGTGTTGACTCGTGCTTAG
- a CDS encoding cyclic nucleotide-binding domain-containing protein: MLSPVVTLSIFQKQPDPQVFSTSQVIFTEGQPGDCMYGILEGEVEILVNGKTVEIIESGEVFGTGILVGIQGRTYTAIAKTECKLAFLDESGFLFAVQETPVFAIKVMKSYSERLSRLQHKL, from the coding sequence ATGTTAAGTCCTGTAGTTACACTGAGCATATTCCAGAAACAACCCGATCCTCAAGTATTTTCCACAAGTCAAGTCATCTTTACCGAAGGACAGCCTGGTGATTGTATGTATGGGATTTTAGAAGGAGAGGTAGAAATATTAGTTAATGGTAAGACTGTAGAGATAATTGAGTCAGGTGAGGTATTTGGTACTGGTATACTTGTAGGAATACAAGGGAGAACTTATACAGCGATCGCTAAGACTGAATGCAAGCTAGCATTTTTGGACGAGTCTGGGTTTCTGTTTGCGGTTCAGGAAACGCCTGTATTTGCTATCAAGGTCATGAAAAGTTATTCAGAACGTCTCAGTCGCTTGCAGCATAAGCTATAA
- a CDS encoding type II toxin-antitoxin system ParD family antitoxin, translating into MNIQIKPELEQIIQAQIATGRYANPEDVISKALTLLLEWEKGYQQWVEETRQKVDVAIGQLDKGEGIEADVVIEQLRDKLRQAREIEG; encoded by the coding sequence ATGAATATCCAAATTAAACCCGAATTAGAGCAAATTATCCAAGCGCAAATTGCTACGGGTAGATATGCAAATCCTGAAGATGTGATTAGTAAGGCTTTGACATTGCTTTTGGAGTGGGAGAAGGGTTATCAGCAGTGGGTGGAAGAAACACGGCAAAAGGTTGATGTTGCTATTGGACAATTGGATAAAGGGGAAGGTATTGAAGCGGATGTTGTGATTGAACAATTACGGGATAAGTTGCGTCAAGCCAGAGAGATAGAAGGATGA
- a CDS encoding type II toxin-antitoxin system RelE/ParE family toxin, giving the protein MKKHIISPEASKDLLEIIDYFANRNIDAGERFVDEFDKKCKYLANFPNMGRSYGNIKVDLRGIPLDGYVILYRVINSGIEIVRVVSGYRDLESLFTESMDD; this is encoded by the coding sequence ATGAAAAAACACATTATCTCTCCAGAAGCAAGTAAAGATTTATTAGAAATAATTGATTATTTTGCCAATAGAAATATTGATGCTGGAGAGCGTTTTGTTGATGAATTTGATAAAAAGTGTAAATATTTAGCTAATTTCCCCAATATGGGGCGTAGCTACGGAAATATTAAAGTTGATTTGCGGGGTATTCCTTTGGATGGTTACGTTATTCTTTATCGAGTTATTAATAGCGGGATTGAAATTGTGCGTGTAGTTAGTGGGTATCGAGATTTGGAATCTTTATTTACAGAATCAATGGATGATTGA
- a CDS encoding XisI protein, which produces MDTLDNYRQIIQKILTEYAQLPYAYGELERQLIIDQPANHYLLLTLGWENNQRVHGCLVHIDIINDKIWVQRDGTEYGIANELVKAGIPKHHIVLAFQPADIRQYTEFAIT; this is translated from the coding sequence ATGGATACCTTAGATAATTATCGCCAAATCATTCAAAAAATATTAACTGAATACGCCCAACTCCCCTACGCTTACGGAGAACTAGAAAGACAACTAATTATTGACCAACCCGCCAACCATTACCTACTACTAACGCTAGGCTGGGAAAATAATCAACGGGTACATGGTTGCTTAGTTCATATTGACATTATCAACGACAAAATCTGGGTTCAAAGAGACGGTACAGAATACGGAATAGCCAACGAACTGGTTAAAGCTGGTATTCCTAAACATCATATTGTTCTCGCCTTCCAACCCGCAGATATCAGACAGTATACTGAATTCGCAATAACTTAA
- a CDS encoding element excision factor XisH family protein — protein MSPILGYYVYLASLIFLPYPHLLSRYDLGAEKLIAAEKPGQKIAVEIKSFIGASPVTDLENALGQYILYYDILTRLEPERRLYLAIRQETYSELFQEPVGKILLENQRLCLLVFDSKKEVVLQWIP, from the coding sequence ATGTCTCCTATTTTAGGATACTATGTGTACCTCGCTTCACTTATTTTCCTCCCCTACCCCCACTTATTGAGCCGATACGACTTAGGTGCAGAAAAACTCATAGCCGCCGAAAAACCCGGACAAAAAATAGCAGTCGAAATTAAAAGCTTTATAGGTGCTTCTCCAGTCACAGACCTAGAAAACGCTTTAGGGCAATATATCTTATATTACGACATTCTCACACGCTTAGAACCTGAACGCCGCTTATATCTCGCTATTCGTCAAGAAACCTACTCAGAACTATTTCAAGAACCAGTTGGTAAAATATTATTAGAAAATCAACGCCTTTGTTTACTTGTCTTTGACTCAAAAAAAGAAGTGGTGCTGCAATGGATACCTTAG